In the Angustibacter sp. Root456 genome, TCGTCAGCTTGGCGAGGTACCGCAGGACGCGCTCGTTGTCGTGCCGCTCGTGGCCCTGGACGCCGTCCGGGTCCGCACCGCGCAGCCGCTTCATGGTGGACGCCAGGGCGAACGTGCGCCGGACGGTCTCGCCGGCGCGGCCCATGCCCTGGGCGTCGGACGACGTGATCGGGATGACTCCGAGGTCGTGCAGCACGTTCTCGGCGCCCATGGTGCGGGCCCGGATCCGGTCTCGGGTGATGGCCAGGTCACTGGGGACCTCGCACGACAGCCCGTGCACGGCCATGATCATGTCGAGGTGCTCGGCGACGGCGTCGCGACCGAACGGCAGCGTCGGGTTGGTCGAGGAGCCGATGACGTGCGGGACGCCCGCGAGGCTCAGCACGTCGGGGGTGTGGCCGCCGCCGCACCCCTCGACGTGGAACGCGTGGACGGTGCGGCCGTCGAGGGCGGCGAGCGTGTCGCGCACGAGCAGGCTCTCGTTCAGGCCGTCGGTGTGGACCGCCACCTGCACGTCGTGGTCCTCGGCGACGCGCAGGGCCGTGTCGAGGGCCCGGGCGTGGGCCCCCATGTCCTCGTGCACCTTGAAGCCGCACGCGCCACCCTCGACGAGCGCCTCGACCAGCGGCCCTGGCCGTGAGGACGAGCCGCGGGCCAGGAAGCCGATGTTGACCGGCCACGCGTCGAAGGACGCGAAGGCGGTGCGCAGCGCCCACGGGGAGTTCACGCCGACCCCCCACACCGGGCCGAACTCCTGGCCGATGATCGTCGTGACGCCGGACGACAGCGAGGCCTCCATGATGCGCGGGCTCATGGTGTGGACGTGGGTGTCGATGGCTCCGGCGGTGGCGATGAGCCCTTCACCGCTGACGATGCTGGTGCCCGTTCCGATCACCACGTCGACGCCGTCCATCGTGTCGGGGTTCCCGGCGCGACCGATTCCGCTGATCCGGCCCTGCCGCACACCGATCGAGACCTTGCGCACACCCTGCACCGCGTCGACCAGCAGCACGTTGCTGATCACCAGGTCGCAGGTGTCGCGCACTGTCGCGGCCCTCAGGTGCATCCCGTCGCGCGCGGTGCGGGCGAAGCCGGCCAGCAGCTCGTCGCCGGGCAGCTGCGCGTCGTGCTCGACCTCGATGACGAGCCCGGTGTCGGCCAGGACGACGCGGTCTCCGGTCGTCGGCCCGTAGATGCTGGAGCCGCGGTCCGCGGAGCCGCTGCCGGTGCCGCCGCGCGTCGGGGCGCTCACGGCCGCTCCCCTGGGTCCGCGCCGAGGTAGCCGCAGGCGCTGGCTCGCTCGAGCGCCCGCTCGAGGGCGCCCGGCTCGTCGAGCGGGCCGTCGACCAGTCCCGCGAAGCCGATCAGCACGCGGTCGCCGCCGAACGGCCGGAGCTGCACGACGACCTCAGCGCCCGGGTCGAAGCGCTCGACGGCGCCAGCCGGTACGGCGAGCCGGCGCCCCCAGGCCGCGGCCCGGTCGAATCGCAGCCGGGGGTTGACCTCGAAGAAGTGGAAGTGGGACGTCACGCTGATCGGCACGGGCGCCTCGTTGACGACCACCACCTCGACCAGGTCCGTCAGGCCGGCGAGGTCGGGCCGGGTCGGCTGCGCGGGGTCGTCGGCTGCGAGCACCGCGCCCGGGGAGAGCAGCGTGGAGGTGGCCGGCCCGAACGGGTCGGGCACGACGACCAGTCGGGTGCCGTCGTCGAAGACCGCCTCGACCTTCACGTCGCGGACGACGTCCGCCACACCGGGCAGCACCTCGTCCGGGCGCAGGACACCCCGCCCGCGCTCCACCGCCTCAGCCAGTCGCGCGCCGTCGCGGGCCGCCTCGGCGACGGCGTCGGCCACGAGCGCGATGGCCTCGGGCACGTTGAGCAGCAAGCCCCGCCGACGGCGCGCACGCGCGAGCTCGGCGGCGCTGAAGATCAGCAACCGGTCGCGCTCGGTGGGGGTGAGATGCATACCCGCCTTCTTTCCAGCCAGTGGCGTGGTGCTGCCGGCTGCGGGCGAGCGAACCACATACAGGAACGTTTCTGCAAGGGTCTGCGGTGATCCTTGGCGGTAGCCTTCGCGGTGTCATGGGTCGAAACGGGCGGATCAGCATCCGAGAAGTCGCGCGGGCCGCTGGGGTCTCGACGACGACGGTCTCCGACGCCTTGAGCGGGCGGGGGCGGCTGTCGCAGTCCACGCGCGACCGCGTGGCCAGCGTGGCCGCGGACCTGGGCTACACGCCCCACCCGAACGCCCGCTGGCTGCGCTCGGGCCGCACCGGTGCCCTCGGGCTCTACGTGCCGGAGAGCACC is a window encoding:
- the ureA gene encoding urease subunit gamma: MHLTPTERDRLLIFSAAELARARRRRGLLLNVPEAIALVADAVAEAARDGARLAEAVERGRGVLRPDEVLPGVADVVRDVKVEAVFDDGTRLVVVPDPFGPATSTLLSPGAVLAADDPAQPTRPDLAGLTDLVEVVVVNEAPVPISVTSHFHFFEVNPRLRFDRAAAWGRRLAVPAGAVERFDPGAEVVVQLRPFGGDRVLIGFAGLVDGPLDEPGALERALERASACGYLGADPGERP